The Kineosporiaceae bacterium genome includes a window with the following:
- a CDS encoding DUF4291 domain-containing protein gives MRQVRALFDEDTVRVYQAYSPSIAGAAVAAGRFVAPFKRDRMTWIKPSFLWMMYRCGWGTKPGQERILAIDITRAGFESALSQACLSHFDAEVYPDDETWQHRKALSPVRVQWDPERTATFEPLPWRSLQVGLGEAVVPAYVDDWIVRLTDITEQAREVQHAVTDNPALLPAERPYPLPSEIARTIGASSE, from the coding sequence ATGCGCCAGGTTCGGGCCCTGTTCGACGAGGACACGGTGCGGGTGTACCAGGCCTATTCACCCTCGATCGCGGGGGCGGCGGTGGCCGCTGGGCGGTTCGTGGCGCCGTTCAAGCGCGATCGCATGACGTGGATCAAACCCTCGTTCCTGTGGATGATGTACCGCTGCGGATGGGGTACCAAGCCGGGGCAGGAACGCATCCTGGCCATCGACATCACCCGGGCGGGATTCGAGTCGGCGCTGTCGCAGGCCTGCCTGAGCCACTTCGATGCCGAGGTCTACCCCGACGACGAGACCTGGCAGCACCGCAAGGCCCTCAGCCCGGTGCGGGTCCAGTGGGATCCGGAGCGCACGGCCACCTTCGAGCCACTCCCCTGGCGCTCGCTCCAGGTCGGACTCGGCGAGGCGGTGGTGCCGGCCTACGTGGACGACTGGATCGTGCGCCTCACCGACATCACCGAGCAGGCGCGCGAGGTGCAGCATGCTGTCACCGACAACCCCGCCCTCCTCCCCGCCGAGCGGCCCTATCCGCTGCCTTCCGAGATCGCCCGGACCATCGGCGCCTCGAGCGAGTGA